A single Gambusia affinis linkage group LG20, SWU_Gaff_1.0, whole genome shotgun sequence DNA region contains:
- the cdk5r1b gene encoding cyclin-dependent kinase 5 activator 1b isoform X2 → MGTVLSLSPSYRKAALFEDGPATVGHYTAVQNSKNAKDKNLKRHSLINVLPWKRIVAVSAKKKSSKKVQPNATYQNNVSHLNNENLKKSQSCANLSSFTQDQNSPALSKGSNNTTSSVKKAPLTNSNVAPGTPKRVIVQASTSELLRCLGEFLCRRCYRLKHLSPTDPVLWLRSVDRSLLLQGWQDQGFITPANVVFVYMLCRDVVSSEVATEHELQAVLLTCLYLSYSYMGNEISYPLKPFLVETSKETFWDRCLSIINLMSAKMLQINSDPHYFTQVFADLKNESQKEEERSRLLIGLDR, encoded by the coding sequence ATGGGAACCGTTCTGTCTCTGTCCCCCAGCTACCGGAAGGCGGCACTCTTCGAAGACGGCCCCGCCACCGTGGGCCACTACACGGCCGTGCAGAACAGCAAGAACGCCAAAGACAAGAACCTGAAGCGCCACTCGCTCATCAACGTGCTGCCATGGAAGCGGATCGTGGCGGTGTCGGCCAAGAAGAAGAGCTCCAAGAAAGTGCAGCCCAACGCCACGTACCAGAACAACGTGTCCCACCTGAACAACGAGAACCTGAAGAAGTCGCAGTCCTGCGCTAATCTGTCCAGCTTCACCCAGGACCAGAATAGCCCGGCTCTCAGCAAGGGCTCCAACAACACGACATCCTCGGTCAAGAAGGCCCCACTGACTAACTCCAATGTGGCCCCTGGCACCCCTAAAAGAGTGATCGTTCAGGCCTCCACCAGCGAGCTGCTGCGCTGCCTGGGGGAGTTCCTGTGCCGGCGCTGCTACCGCCTGAAGCACCTCTCCCCCACCGACCCGGTGCTGTGGCTGCGCAGCGTGGACCGctccctgctgctgcagggCTGGCAGGACCAGGGCTTCATCACGCCAGCCAACGTGGTCTTCGTCTACATGCTGTGCCGCGACGTGGTCTCCTCCGAGGTGGCCACGGAGCACGAGCTGCAGGCCGTCCTCCTCACCTGCCTCTACCTGTCCTACTCCTACATGGGTAACGAGATCTCCTATCCGCTCAAGCCCTTCCTGGTGGAGACCTCCAAGGAGACCTTCTGGGACCGGTGCCTGTCCATCATCAACCTGATGAGCGCCAAGATGCTCCAGATCAACTCCGACCCCCACTACTTCACTCAGGTGTTTGCCGACCTGAAGAACGAGAgccagaaggaggaggagaggagtcGCCTGCTCATTGGCCTGGACCGGTGA
- the cdk5r1b gene encoding cyclin-dependent kinase 5 activator 1b isoform X1, translating to MGTVLSLSPSYRKAALFEDGPATVGHYTAVQNSKNAKDKNLKRHSLINVLPWKRIVAVSAKKKSSKKVQPNATYQNNVSHLNNENLKKSQSCANLSSFTQDQNSPALSKGSNNTTSSVKKAPLTNSNVAPGTPKRVIVQASTSELLRCLGEFLCRRCYRLKHLSPTDPVLWLRSVDRSLLLQGWQDQGFITPANVVFVYMLCRDVVSSEVATEHELQAVLLTCLYLSYSYMGNEISYPLKPFLVETSKETFWDRCLSIINLMSAKMLQINSDPHYFTQVFADLKNESQKEEERSRLLIGLDRRVRAIA from the exons ATGGGAACCGTTCTGTCTCTGTCCCCCAGCTACCGGAAGGCGGCACTCTTCGAAGACGGCCCCGCCACCGTGGGCCACTACACGGCCGTGCAGAACAGCAAGAACGCCAAAGACAAGAACCTGAAGCGCCACTCGCTCATCAACGTGCTGCCATGGAAGCGGATCGTGGCGGTGTCGGCCAAGAAGAAGAGCTCCAAGAAAGTGCAGCCCAACGCCACGTACCAGAACAACGTGTCCCACCTGAACAACGAGAACCTGAAGAAGTCGCAGTCCTGCGCTAATCTGTCCAGCTTCACCCAGGACCAGAATAGCCCGGCTCTCAGCAAGGGCTCCAACAACACGACATCCTCGGTCAAGAAGGCCCCACTGACTAACTCCAATGTGGCCCCTGGCACCCCTAAAAGAGTGATCGTTCAGGCCTCCACCAGCGAGCTGCTGCGCTGCCTGGGGGAGTTCCTGTGCCGGCGCTGCTACCGCCTGAAGCACCTCTCCCCCACCGACCCGGTGCTGTGGCTGCGCAGCGTGGACCGctccctgctgctgcagggCTGGCAGGACCAGGGCTTCATCACGCCAGCCAACGTGGTCTTCGTCTACATGCTGTGCCGCGACGTGGTCTCCTCCGAGGTGGCCACGGAGCACGAGCTGCAGGCCGTCCTCCTCACCTGCCTCTACCTGTCCTACTCCTACATGGGTAACGAGATCTCCTATCCGCTCAAGCCCTTCCTGGTGGAGACCTCCAAGGAGACCTTCTGGGACCGGTGCCTGTCCATCATCAACCTGATGAGCGCCAAGATGCTCCAGATCAACTCCGACCCCCACTACTTCACTCAGGTGTTTGCCGACCTGAAGAACGAGAgccagaaggaggaggagaggagtcGCCTGCTCATTGGCCTGGACCG GAGGGTGAGGGCCATCGCCTGA